A stretch of Arthrobacter sp. NEB 688 DNA encodes these proteins:
- a CDS encoding polyketide antibiotic transporter, which produces MSTRLAGLDRLLRLALRRDRVILPASVLGLVLLSVGSAQATLALFPDDASAVAGLADVVGNPAVVAMYGPISAADADALAVFKTVMMGAVLVAVLAVVLVRRHTRTEEEEGRLELVGAGAVGRWAPLAAAVVVALLGVVAASGLSALGLVALGMDPAGSLAFGVAWATAGLAWVGITATAVQLASTTRGAGGLAFGALGAAFVLRAAADSVDGGVVHALGWLSPLGWSGRVEPYGRDRAWVLLLGLGVLVVGVAAGLAVLGRRDLGAGVLPPRLGPARAARRLSGPVALVARLATGTVVGWVVGMLVGGVVLGSLLGAVGDLTANPAMARFLEALGGSAGTIEDVYLASETRFLAVAVAAAGVALVLRLGAAERSGIGESVLSTGTSRLRWYAAHVLVAVLATTLFLVVVGATVGLVGARASSTAPGFWAALGAFVSTLPAVWVLVGVAALLVGARPRTAPLAWGLLLVGFVVGELGPTMDLPGWLVDASPFAHLGQLPGGEFAALAAVVMTLLGAGLAAAGALAYDRRDVA; this is translated from the coding sequence GTGAGCACCCGGCTCGCCGGGCTCGACCGGCTCCTGCGGCTGGCCCTGCGCCGCGACCGCGTCATCCTGCCGGCCAGCGTCCTCGGCCTGGTCCTGCTGTCGGTCGGGTCGGCGCAGGCGACGCTCGCCCTCTTCCCCGACGACGCCTCCGCGGTCGCGGGCCTCGCCGACGTCGTCGGCAACCCCGCCGTCGTCGCGATGTACGGCCCGATCAGTGCGGCCGACGCCGACGCCCTCGCCGTCTTCAAGACCGTGATGATGGGCGCCGTCCTCGTCGCCGTGCTCGCCGTCGTCCTCGTGCGCCGGCACACGCGCACCGAGGAGGAGGAGGGCCGCCTCGAGCTCGTCGGCGCCGGCGCGGTCGGGCGGTGGGCTCCGCTCGCGGCGGCCGTCGTCGTCGCCCTGCTCGGCGTCGTCGCGGCCAGCGGCCTGTCCGCCCTCGGCCTCGTCGCCCTGGGGATGGACCCCGCCGGGTCGCTGGCCTTCGGGGTCGCCTGGGCGACAGCGGGTCTCGCGTGGGTCGGCATCACGGCCACCGCCGTGCAGCTGGCGTCGACCACCCGGGGCGCGGGAGGCCTGGCCTTCGGCGCGCTCGGCGCCGCGTTCGTGCTGCGCGCCGCCGCGGACTCCGTCGACGGCGGGGTCGTCCACGCGCTCGGCTGGCTCTCGCCGCTCGGGTGGTCCGGCCGCGTCGAGCCCTACGGCCGCGACCGCGCCTGGGTCCTCCTGCTCGGGCTCGGCGTGCTCGTCGTCGGCGTCGCGGCCGGTCTGGCGGTGCTCGGGCGTCGCGACCTCGGCGCCGGCGTGCTGCCGCCGCGCCTCGGCCCGGCCCGCGCCGCGCGTCGCCTCTCGGGGCCGGTCGCGCTCGTCGCCCGGCTCGCCACCGGCACCGTCGTCGGGTGGGTCGTCGGGATGCTCGTCGGCGGCGTCGTGCTCGGCTCGCTGCTCGGCGCGGTCGGCGACCTCACGGCCAACCCCGCGATGGCCCGCTTCCTCGAGGCGCTCGGGGGGTCCGCGGGCACCATCGAGGACGTCTACCTCGCGAGCGAGACCCGCTTCCTCGCGGTCGCCGTCGCCGCGGCCGGGGTGGCCCTCGTCCTGCGCCTCGGCGCGGCCGAGCGCTCGGGGATCGGCGAGTCGGTGCTCTCGACGGGCACCAGCCGGCTGCGCTGGTACGCCGCGCACGTCCTCGTCGCGGTCCTCGCGACGACGCTCTTCCTCGTCGTCGTCGGCGCGACCGTCGGGCTCGTCGGGGCCCGCGCCAGCAGCACGGCGCCGGGGTTCTGGGCGGCGCTCGGCGCGTTCGTGTCGACGCTGCCGGCGGTCTGGGTGCTCGTGGGCGTCGCGGCCCTCCTCGTCGGGGCGCGACCCCGGACGGCGCCCCTGGCCTGGGGCCTGCTCCTCGTCGGCTTCGTCGTCGGCGAGCTCGGCCCGACGATGGACCTGCCCGGCTGGCTCGTCGACGCCTCCCCCTTCGCCCACCTCGGCCAGCTGCCCGGCGGCGAGTTCGCCGCCCTCGCCGCGGTGGTCATGACCCTCCTCGGGGCGGGCCTCGCGGCCGCCGGGGCGCTCGCCTACGACCGGCGCGACGTCGCCTGA
- a CDS encoding mannose-1-phosphate guanylyltransferase: MDGIPGFWAVVPAGGAGTRLWPLSRAGHPKFLLDLTGGGRSLLQATLDRLAPLTGDRSVVVTGAAHADAVRAQLPDLPAGRVLAEPAPRDSMAAIGLAAAVVERTDPDAVIGSFAADHVIPDADAFRAAVREAVDVAREGHLVTLGVEPTHPATGFGYIRAGAPLEGFPTALHAVEFVEKPDADRARAYVDSGEFRWNAGMFVVRASVLLDLLAQWHPDLAAGLREVAAEPDRLDEVWPGLTRIAIDHAVAEPAAAAGRVVVVPAPFGWDDVGDFASLSGLLPVQDGTAVLGDRAEVTVLDGSGVVVPGSGRRVAVVGLDDVVVVDTPDALLVTTRARAQEVKAVVDALRAQGRTDLL; the protein is encoded by the coding sequence ATGGATGGGATCCCCGGGTTCTGGGCCGTCGTCCCCGCGGGAGGGGCCGGGACCCGGCTCTGGCCGCTGAGCCGCGCCGGCCACCCGAAGTTCCTGCTCGACCTGACCGGCGGCGGGCGCTCGCTGCTCCAGGCGACCCTCGACCGCCTCGCCCCGCTGACCGGTGACCGCTCGGTCGTCGTCACGGGCGCCGCGCACGCCGACGCCGTCCGCGCGCAGCTGCCCGACCTGCCCGCCGGTCGGGTCCTCGCCGAGCCGGCGCCGCGCGACTCGATGGCCGCCATCGGCCTCGCCGCCGCCGTCGTCGAGCGCACCGACCCCGACGCCGTCATCGGCTCCTTCGCCGCCGACCACGTCATCCCGGACGCCGACGCCTTCCGGGCCGCCGTGCGCGAGGCCGTCGACGTCGCCCGCGAGGGCCACCTCGTGACGCTGGGGGTCGAGCCGACCCACCCCGCCACCGGGTTCGGCTACATCCGCGCCGGCGCGCCGCTCGAGGGCTTCCCGACCGCGCTGCACGCCGTCGAGTTCGTCGAGAAGCCGGATGCCGACCGCGCCCGTGCCTACGTCGACTCCGGTGAGTTCCGGTGGAACGCAGGGATGTTCGTCGTCCGCGCGTCGGTCCTGCTCGACCTCCTCGCGCAGTGGCACCCCGACCTCGCCGCGGGCCTGCGCGAGGTCGCGGCCGAGCCCGACCGCCTCGACGAGGTGTGGCCGGGGCTGACGCGGATCGCCATCGACCACGCCGTGGCCGAGCCGGCCGCCGCGGCCGGCCGGGTCGTCGTCGTGCCGGCGCCGTTCGGCTGGGACGACGTGGGCGACTTCGCGAGCCTGTCGGGGCTTCTCCCGGTGCAGGACGGCACGGCGGTGCTCGGCGACCGCGCCGAGGTCACCGTCCTCGACGGCTCGGGCGTCGTCGTGCCCGGCAGCGGCCGGCGGGTCGCCGTCGTGGGCCTCGACGACGTCGTCGTCGTCGACACCCCCGACGCGCTGCTCGTGACGACGCGGGCCCGGGCCCAGGAGGTCAAGGCGGTCGTCGACGCACTGCGGGCGCAGGGCCGCACCGACCTGCTCTGA
- a CDS encoding glycosyltransferase family 1 protein, giving the protein MRIVVVTESFLPTLNGVTTSVCRVVECLAAQGHRVSVVCPRPAPAEHAGVPVHAVPSLPVRAFPTGLPSGAVRDVLEEVAPDVVHVASPFVLGARALRETARLGIPSVAVYQTDMPSYLAQHAPGPVGAGASQAAWRWVRRVHGLADLTLAPSRQTMSELAAHGVPRTARWGRGVDARLFHPGRRAAVTAARRELAPDGEVLVGYVGRLAPEKELDRLAAVARVPGTRLVVVGDGPDRARTETLLAEAVASAPGRAVRPPVFLGARSGEALADAYALLDVFVHTGTRETFGQTLQEAHASGLPVVAPARGGPLDLVDHGRTGLLADPDRPADLAAAVASLVADAPLRERMGRAGRASVEGRTWAGVTAELVSHYENAVEIRRRSRTPGSRRAA; this is encoded by the coding sequence GTGCGCATCGTCGTCGTCACCGAGTCCTTCCTCCCGACGCTCAACGGCGTCACGACCTCGGTCTGCCGGGTCGTCGAGTGCCTCGCCGCGCAGGGCCACCGCGTCTCGGTCGTCTGCCCGCGGCCCGCGCCGGCCGAGCACGCCGGCGTGCCGGTGCACGCCGTCCCGTCGCTGCCGGTCCGCGCCTTCCCGACCGGGCTGCCGTCAGGCGCCGTGCGCGACGTCCTCGAGGAGGTCGCGCCCGACGTCGTCCACGTCGCCTCGCCGTTCGTCCTCGGTGCCCGGGCGCTGCGCGAGACGGCGCGGCTCGGCATCCCGTCGGTCGCGGTCTACCAGACCGACATGCCGAGCTACCTCGCGCAGCACGCGCCCGGACCGGTCGGGGCCGGTGCCTCGCAGGCCGCCTGGCGCTGGGTGCGGCGCGTCCACGGGCTGGCCGACCTCACGCTCGCCCCGTCACGGCAGACGATGTCCGAGCTCGCCGCGCACGGGGTGCCGCGCACCGCCCGGTGGGGGCGCGGCGTGGACGCCCGGCTCTTCCACCCGGGCCGGCGCGCCGCGGTCACGGCAGCGCGGCGCGAGCTGGCGCCCGACGGCGAGGTGCTCGTCGGGTACGTGGGCCGGCTGGCGCCCGAGAAGGAGCTCGACCGGCTCGCCGCCGTCGCGCGGGTCCCCGGGACGCGCCTGGTCGTCGTCGGCGACGGCCCCGACCGCGCGCGGACCGAGACGCTGCTGGCCGAGGCGGTCGCGAGCGCGCCGGGTCGCGCCGTCCGCCCGCCCGTCTTCCTCGGGGCCCGCTCGGGCGAGGCGCTGGCCGACGCCTACGCGCTGCTCGACGTCTTCGTGCACACGGGCACCCGCGAGACCTTCGGCCAGACCCTGCAGGAGGCGCACGCGAGCGGCCTGCCGGTGGTCGCCCCCGCGCGCGGCGGGCCGCTCGACCTCGTCGACCACGGGCGCACCGGGCTGCTCGCCGACCCCGACCGACCCGCCGACCTCGCCGCCGCCGTCGCCTCCCTCGTCGCCGACGCACCGCTGCGCGAGCGGATGGGACGGGCCGGGCGCGCGTCCGTCGAGGGGCGCACCTGGGCCGGCGTCACCGCCGAGCTCGTCAGCCACTACGAGAACGCCGTCGAGATCCGCCGGCGCAGCCGCACCCCCGGCTCCCGCCGCGCCGCCTGA
- a CDS encoding 2'-5' RNA ligase family protein, translated as MPVHGVAVTIPEPWGEQLQSARAGFGDPMADAIPPHVTLLPPTAVPPEHHAAFVAHLEDVCRAVQPFEVVLSGTGTFRPVSPVVFVQVSKGIGSCEQLERAVRGGPVERTLDFPYHPHVTIAHHLDDASLDRAFEGLAGFRCSFTVASIELYHHDPDGVWRVIRSIPLGG; from the coding sequence GTGCCCGTCCACGGTGTCGCCGTCACCATCCCGGAGCCGTGGGGTGAGCAGCTGCAGTCCGCCCGAGCGGGGTTCGGCGACCCGATGGCCGACGCCATCCCGCCGCACGTCACCCTGCTGCCGCCCACGGCCGTGCCCCCGGAGCACCACGCGGCGTTCGTCGCGCACCTCGAGGACGTGTGCCGTGCGGTGCAGCCGTTCGAGGTGGTGCTCTCCGGCACCGGGACCTTCCGGCCGGTCTCGCCCGTCGTGTTCGTGCAGGTGTCCAAGGGCATCGGCTCGTGCGAGCAGCTGGAGCGCGCCGTGCGCGGTGGGCCCGTCGAGCGGACGCTGGACTTCCCGTACCATCCGCACGTGACGATCGCCCACCACCTCGACGACGCCTCGCTCGACCGGGCCTTCGAGGGGCTCGCCGGTTTCCGGTGCTCCTTCACCGTCGCGAGCATCGAGCTCTACCACCACGACCCGGACGGCGTCTGGCGCGTCATCCGGTCGATCCCGCTCGGCGGCTGA
- the trpS gene encoding tryptophan--tRNA ligase, with protein MGAMPTQPPSDAARPRILSGMQPTSDSLHLGNYLGALVNWVGLQDDFDAYYFVADLHALTVPTDPEVLRRRTRTTAAQFIAGGVDPERSAVFCQSHVTAHAELGWVMNCLTAFGEASRMTQFKDKTAKGQNANVGLFTYPMLMAADILMYDAAFVPVGEDQRQHLEITRDLAERFNTRFGDTLVVPEPYIVKGSAKIQDLQDPTAKMSKTGSSAKGLIDLMEDPARIAKNIRSAVTDTEAEVRYDPEHKPGVSNLLVIHSVLSGTPVEEVAASFAGRGYGDLKKEVADVVVAALTPFQERMRELLDDPAELDRILARGAERAAVVAAATMTRVRDAVGLLPAAR; from the coding sequence ATGGGGGCCATGCCCACCCAGCCCCCCTCCGATGCCGCACGCCCCCGGATCCTCTCCGGGATGCAGCCGACGAGCGACTCGCTCCACCTCGGCAACTACCTCGGGGCGCTCGTCAACTGGGTGGGGCTGCAGGACGACTTCGACGCCTACTACTTCGTCGCGGACCTCCACGCGCTGACCGTCCCGACCGACCCCGAGGTGCTGCGCCGCCGCACCCGCACCACCGCCGCGCAGTTCATCGCCGGCGGGGTCGACCCGGAGCGCTCGGCCGTCTTCTGCCAGAGCCACGTCACCGCGCACGCCGAGCTCGGCTGGGTCATGAACTGCCTGACCGCCTTCGGCGAGGCCAGCCGGATGACGCAGTTCAAGGACAAGACCGCCAAGGGGCAGAACGCCAACGTCGGGCTGTTCACCTACCCGATGCTCATGGCCGCCGACATCCTCATGTACGACGCCGCGTTCGTGCCGGTCGGCGAGGACCAGCGCCAGCACCTCGAGATCACCCGTGACCTCGCGGAGCGCTTCAACACCCGCTTCGGCGACACGCTCGTCGTCCCCGAGCCGTACATCGTCAAGGGCTCCGCGAAGATCCAGGACCTCCAGGACCCGACGGCGAAGATGAGCAAGACCGGCTCGTCGGCCAAGGGGCTCATCGACCTCATGGAGGACCCGGCGCGGATCGCGAAGAACATCCGCTCGGCCGTGACCGACACCGAGGCCGAGGTCCGCTACGACCCGGAGCACAAGCCGGGTGTCTCGAACCTGCTCGTCATCCACTCGGTCCTGTCCGGGACGCCGGTCGAGGAGGTCGCCGCGTCGTTCGCCGGTCGTGGCTACGGCGACCTCAAGAAGGAGGTCGCCGACGTCGTCGTCGCGGCGCTCACCCCCTTCCAGGAGCGGATGCGCGAGCTGCTCGACGACCCCGCCGAGCTCGACCGCATCCTCGCCCGCGGCGCCGAGCGCGCCGCGGTCGTCGCCGCCGCGACGATGACCCGCGTCCGCGACGCCGTCGGCCTGCTGCCGGCCGCGCGCTGA
- the galK gene encoding galactokinase, translating into MTSAATTHRDVHGSAPEGVWSAPGRVNLIGEHTDYNGGLALPIALPQRTTAAASARADDLLRVHSVQTGETVEVDLGTVGPGSPDGWAAYVAGVLWALREAGHAVRGMDVTVTSEVPLGAGLSSSAALECAVGAAASDLFGLDLLGDDAARARLATACVRAENEVAGAATGGMDQSAALLCRPGSALLLDCRDGSTEHVPFDLEAAGMVLLVTDTRAAHALNDGQYEKRRRACEAAAAELGVDTLREVDPAGLDAALARLSTDELRKRTRHVVTEIERVRGTVAALRAGDLDEVGRLFATSHASLRHDYEVSCDELDVAVEAAEGAGALGARMTGGGFGGSSIALVPVDAADDAVTAVRAAFGARGWTEPVCFTVTAGGPAARDA; encoded by the coding sequence ATGACCAGTGCCGCCACCACCCACCGCGACGTCCACGGCTCGGCGCCGGAGGGCGTCTGGTCGGCTCCGGGACGGGTCAACCTCATCGGTGAGCACACCGACTACAACGGTGGCCTCGCCCTGCCGATCGCGCTGCCGCAGCGCACGACCGCCGCGGCGTCGGCCCGCGCCGACGACCTCCTGCGGGTGCACTCGGTGCAGACCGGAGAGACCGTCGAGGTCGACCTGGGCACGGTCGGGCCGGGCTCCCCCGACGGCTGGGCGGCGTACGTCGCGGGCGTCCTCTGGGCCCTGCGCGAGGCCGGCCACGCCGTCCGCGGGATGGACGTCACGGTCACGAGCGAGGTGCCGCTCGGCGCCGGCCTGTCGAGCTCGGCCGCGCTGGAGTGCGCCGTCGGCGCCGCGGCGAGCGACCTCTTCGGCCTCGACCTCCTCGGCGACGACGCCGCCCGGGCCCGCCTCGCCACCGCCTGCGTCCGCGCCGAGAACGAGGTGGCCGGCGCCGCCACCGGCGGGATGGACCAGTCGGCCGCCCTGCTCTGCCGCCCCGGCTCCGCGCTGCTGCTCGACTGCCGCGACGGCTCGACCGAGCACGTGCCCTTCGACCTCGAGGCCGCCGGGATGGTCCTGCTCGTCACCGACACCCGGGCCGCGCACGCGCTCAACGACGGCCAGTACGAGAAGCGCCGGCGGGCCTGCGAGGCCGCGGCGGCCGAGCTCGGGGTCGACACCCTGCGCGAGGTCGACCCGGCCGGGCTCGACGCGGCCCTGGCCCGCCTGTCCACCGACGAGCTCCGCAAGCGCACGCGCCACGTCGTCACCGAGATCGAGCGGGTGCGCGGGACCGTCGCGGCCCTGCGGGCCGGTGACCTCGACGAGGTCGGCCGCCTCTTCGCCACCTCGCACGCGTCGCTGCGCCACGACTACGAGGTCAGCTGCGACGAGCTCGACGTCGCCGTCGAGGCGGCCGAGGGGGCCGGCGCCCTCGGGGCGCGGATGACCGGCGGCGGCTTCGGCGGCTCGTCCATCGCCCTCGTCCCGGTCGACGCGGCCGACGACGCCGTCACCGCCGTGCGCGCGGCGTTCGGGGCCCGCGGGTGGACGGAGCCCGTGTGCTTCACCGTCACCGCCGGGGGGCCGGCCGCGCGCGACGCCTGA
- a CDS encoding GTP-binding protein: MDLLRFATAGSVDDGKSTLIGRLLLDSKAIFEDQLEAVEATSKTKGFDYTDLALLTDGLRSEREQGITIDVAYRYFATPQRKFIIADTPGHVQYTRNMVTGASTADLGLVLVDARQGLTEQSRRHAVILSLLRVPHLVLAVNKMDLVDWDEETFNRIRQEFVQFAQRLNVPDLAVIPISALQGDNVVTRSENMPWFEGSSLMHHLENVHIASDRDLRDVRFPVQYVVRPKSDDHHDYRGYAGRVASGVLKPGDEVLVLPSGLTSRIAGIDLYDKEVDEAFPPMSVVVRLEDDLDVSRGDMICRVRNAPEPTQDVDAMVCWMTREPLRPGQKLAIKHTTRSARALVKDVQYRLDINTLHRDQEAGELGLNEIGRIRLRTTQQLFVDPYEQNRTTGSFILIDEATGSTVGAGMTN, encoded by the coding sequence ATGGACCTGCTCAGGTTCGCCACCGCCGGCTCCGTCGACGACGGCAAGTCGACCCTCATCGGTCGCCTGCTGCTCGACTCCAAGGCCATCTTCGAGGACCAGCTCGAGGCCGTCGAGGCCACGTCGAAGACCAAGGGCTTCGACTACACCGACCTCGCGCTGCTCACCGACGGCCTGCGCTCCGAGCGCGAGCAGGGCATCACGATCGACGTCGCCTACCGCTACTTCGCCACCCCGCAGCGGAAGTTCATCATCGCGGACACCCCGGGGCACGTGCAGTACACGCGCAACATGGTGACCGGCGCCTCGACCGCCGACCTCGGCCTCGTGCTCGTCGACGCCCGCCAGGGCCTGACCGAGCAGTCGCGCCGGCACGCGGTCATCCTCTCGCTGCTGCGGGTCCCGCACCTCGTCCTCGCGGTCAACAAGATGGACCTCGTCGACTGGGACGAGGAGACCTTCAACCGCATCCGCCAGGAGTTCGTGCAGTTCGCGCAGCGGCTCAACGTGCCCGACCTCGCGGTCATCCCGATCTCGGCGCTCCAGGGCGACAACGTCGTGACTCGCAGCGAGAACATGCCGTGGTTCGAGGGCTCCTCGCTCATGCACCACCTCGAGAACGTGCACATCGCCTCGGACCGTGACCTGCGCGACGTCCGGTTCCCGGTGCAGTACGTCGTGCGCCCGAAGTCCGACGACCACCACGACTACCGCGGCTACGCGGGCCGGGTGGCCAGCGGCGTCCTCAAGCCGGGTGACGAGGTGCTCGTCCTGCCGAGCGGGCTGACGAGCCGCATCGCCGGGATCGACCTGTACGACAAGGAGGTCGACGAGGCCTTCCCGCCGATGTCCGTGGTGGTCCGGCTCGAGGACGACCTCGACGTCTCGCGCGGCGACATGATCTGCCGCGTCCGCAACGCGCCCGAGCCCACCCAGGACGTCGACGCGATGGTCTGCTGGATGACCCGCGAGCCGCTGCGCCCCGGCCAGAAGCTGGCCATCAAGCACACGACGCGGTCGGCGCGGGCGCTCGTCAAGGACGTGCAGTACCGCCTCGACATCAACACGCTGCACCGCGACCAGGAGGCGGGTGAGCTCGGGCTCAACGAGATCGGGCGCATCCGGCTGCGGACGACCCAGCAGCTGTTCGTCGACCCGTACGAGCAGAACCGCACGACGGGCTCGTTCATCCTCATCGACGAGGCCACCGGCTCGACCGTCGGCGCGGGGATGACGAACTAG
- the cysD gene encoding sulfate adenylyltransferase subunit CysD, which yields MQTHADYRLSQLDELESESIHIFREVVAELERPVLMFSGGKDSIVMLRLAEKAFYPARLPFPLLQVDTGLDFPEVLATRDSWVERLGAQMIVASVDDAIAKGVVVDDGRTSRNRLQTGTLLDAIESYGFTAAFGGGRRDEEKARAKERVYSHRDEFGQWDPKNQRPELWSLYNGRLHAGEHMRIFPLSNWTELDIWHYLQQEEVEIPSIYFAHRRRVFERDGMLLSEHPANPCRDGEVVTERTVRFRTVGDLSLTGCVESEASTLAEIVEEVSVARVTERGATRGDDRFSEAAMEDRKKEGYF from the coding sequence GTGCAGACCCATGCCGACTACCGGCTGTCCCAGCTCGACGAGCTCGAGTCCGAGTCCATCCACATCTTCCGCGAGGTCGTCGCGGAACTCGAGCGCCCCGTGCTCATGTTCTCGGGCGGCAAGGACTCGATCGTCATGCTCCGGCTGGCGGAGAAGGCCTTCTACCCGGCGCGGCTGCCGTTCCCGCTGCTTCAGGTCGACACCGGCCTGGACTTCCCCGAGGTGCTGGCCACCCGCGACAGCTGGGTCGAGCGGCTCGGCGCGCAGATGATCGTCGCCTCGGTCGACGACGCGATCGCGAAGGGCGTCGTCGTCGACGACGGTCGCACCAGCCGCAACCGCCTGCAGACCGGCACGCTCCTCGACGCCATCGAGTCCTACGGCTTCACCGCGGCGTTCGGCGGCGGCCGGCGCGACGAGGAGAAGGCCCGCGCCAAGGAGCGCGTGTACTCGCACCGCGACGAGTTCGGGCAGTGGGACCCCAAGAACCAGCGCCCCGAGCTGTGGTCGCTCTACAACGGCCGCCTGCACGCCGGCGAGCACATGCGGATCTTCCCGCTGTCGAACTGGACCGAGCTCGACATCTGGCACTACCTGCAGCAGGAGGAGGTCGAGATCCCCTCGATCTACTTCGCGCACCGGCGCCGCGTCTTCGAGCGCGACGGGATGCTCCTCAGCGAGCACCCGGCCAACCCCTGCCGTGACGGCGAGGTCGTCACGGAGCGCACCGTCCGGTTCCGCACCGTCGGCGACCTCAGCCTCACCGGCTGCGTCGAGAGCGAGGCGAGCACGCTCGCCGAGATCGTCGAGGAGGTGTCGGTCGCCCGCGTCACCGAGCGCGGCGCCACCCGCGGCGACGACCGGTTCTCGGAGGCCGCCATGGAGGACCGCAAGAAGGAGGGCTACTTCTGA
- the cysC gene encoding adenylyl-sulfate kinase — MTAALPTICPPRADLDDLVLLRRGLYGSDARLRPLPVPDEVRDAALAAGGLVVVDPEGVPVVRLETLEPAGDGVVLGEPHWLGWPSSRPFEALHPDAPTDLSHTEVVLVAGPADVPATVPDGAVVLALVSTSLDGPADAVDTVRAAVAATGDRSRVLVLPLPPGDADRRRRLLATLGVDDAPGATPADAAHGDDRSGPSEDPDGHGGVVLFLTGFSGSGKSTVARAVATHLVEDGRALTLLDGDVVRRSLTAGLGFSAADRRTNVLRIGWVAAEVAHHGGLAVCSPIAPEDEVRRQVAERVRERGGRFVLVHVSTPIEECERRDRKGLYAAARRGDIPDFTGISAPYDVPAEPDLRLDTTGREVQECAEQVLALLRPSEGSHRA, encoded by the coding sequence GTGACCGCCGCGCTGCCGACGATCTGCCCCCCGCGGGCCGACCTCGACGACCTCGTCCTCCTGCGTCGGGGCCTGTACGGCAGCGATGCCCGGCTCCGTCCCCTGCCCGTCCCCGACGAGGTCCGGGACGCCGCGCTGGCCGCCGGCGGGCTGGTCGTCGTCGACCCCGAGGGCGTCCCCGTCGTGCGGCTGGAGACCCTCGAGCCGGCCGGCGACGGCGTCGTCCTCGGCGAGCCGCACTGGCTCGGGTGGCCCTCGAGCCGCCCCTTCGAAGCGCTGCACCCCGACGCGCCGACCGACCTGTCGCACACCGAGGTCGTGCTGGTCGCGGGCCCGGCCGACGTCCCCGCCACCGTCCCGGACGGCGCCGTCGTCCTCGCCCTCGTCTCGACCTCGCTCGACGGGCCGGCCGACGCGGTCGACACCGTCCGGGCGGCCGTCGCCGCGACGGGCGACCGCTCCCGGGTGCTGGTCCTCCCCCTGCCCCCCGGTGACGCGGACCGCCGCCGCCGGCTGCTCGCGACCCTCGGCGTCGACGACGCGCCCGGGGCCACCCCCGCGGACGCGGCCCACGGCGACGACCGTTCCGGCCCCTCCGAGGACCCCGACGGCCACGGCGGCGTCGTCCTCTTCCTCACCGGCTTCTCCGGGTCCGGCAAGTCCACCGTCGCCCGGGCCGTCGCGACCCACCTGGTCGAGGACGGTCGCGCGCTCACCCTCCTCGACGGCGACGTCGTCCGGCGCAGCCTGACCGCCGGCCTCGGCTTCAGCGCGGCCGACCGCCGCACCAACGTCCTGCGCATCGGCTGGGTCGCCGCCGAGGTCGCGCACCACGGCGGCCTCGCCGTCTGCAGCCCGATCGCCCCCGAGGACGAGGTGCGCCGCCAGGTCGCGGAGCGCGTCCGCGAGCGCGGCGGGCGCTTCGTCCTCGTCCACGTCTCGACCCCGATCGAGGAGTGCGAGCGCCGCGACCGCAAGGGCCTGTACGCCGCCGCCCGCCGGGGCGACATCCCGGACTTCACCGGCATCTCCGCCCCGTACGACGTTCCAGCCGAGCCCGACCTGCGGCTCGACACCACCGGCCGGGAGGTGCAGGAGTGCGCGGAGCAGGTCCTCGCCCTCCTGCGTCCCTCCGAGGGGAGCCACCGTGCTTGA